In Bryobacteraceae bacterium, the following proteins share a genomic window:
- a CDS encoding Ig-like domain-containing protein — MYRSTRARLGVLVALTACSLSAENVFVFPSFSNATSETISVYSGTPLASVGSFQGSPDVFKVLAKPTNLPSEVKYYIIARGSSNITVLDAQFQPIGTPLNTGQQVIDAVLTPDGKRLYVVSGNNLRAYDTATDQPIAISQAINLFSPESMAVSPDSKQLYIHSSQGQSVQVVDIDTNLLLGPENRISLTLTTQTSIAIGPDGLLYVSAEDKILIYDTTKTLAPSAFIRQIALPTGSGALKPRIGKLQFTPDGTRALAVNNSPQSGHTMFYILLDPLGTRVAALSNSAADFTGAIFEHIAVISNDLAYVATAPTSAQPRRLYRANLPTGLDVNGLLPFPELVSGEFGSLGSVAATSGLTTSGEYPKARRLYVNAPLSLTPNAAPGTPNKVYEVDLAPSTPNVRSELTINFIPSLVGYAGPANTLASGASANGILRYGAPTSELPTSSRSQPFGVRVVDAAGRPMFNMPVTFTVASGPATINGASTLFTNASGFVMTSVNTGSTAGDATVNVAVQSTGLTAGFTFRVSTNPGGNNGGGGDGGGNGSGGSGRIILLEGEGVIVKEGDFSDLRFRDAATGDGRTKLRVIDSQDRPVANTVVTWAVVSGGGRWVEGAPGETTDRVTTVTDALGETSNVFIAPGSGTASTQAFVQSVASASTANASTEIHFITIPAFSDNNPTPFPSFEFLMPRNEPISVTGQAGTVVKDAIQVRFTSAGGNFGAAIPNVGVHINSRSADPNTGPAAVCDPRPVASSNELGVATCDLRLLGKSGETTVRLRLGGYAERLLRILVTPGDPNVIRIVNGDNQTARPGERALANLVIEVGDGGGNNLPGASVRWEVIQGTATLDNSTTITDQNGRTFNGIRFGNTPGNIQVRATALSGTRPSATFNFRVSVVVSGIAANTGNNQTTFINTNFAQPVSVRVTDAQSNPVNGAVVNFTLVSGSATLSAPSATTDQNGIAQVTVRAGERPGPIVVQASAAGITQLVTFNLTSQLPGPQINRLDFFNAASNERGAVVPGSVYTITGVGIAPDLKGCVQSNPVLGVLPTRLGGVEVQFGAFLAPLFSVCNTDGRESITLQVPFELAGQTTVNVTARVGAGSSVINGVEITTLQPGVFETTDTQGRRFAVALRPDGSFVTPDNPARYGEIVRVFMTGGGQVTPSARTGVTGVTGQVMNVTPSVGLSESGVRLISATYAVGMVGVYEVAFEVPQGTPTGSARSLGVILSRPDGQFVFPGNSPTIAIAP, encoded by the coding sequence TTGTATCGTAGCACCCGCGCGCGTCTCGGCGTCCTCGTTGCCCTGACCGCCTGCAGCCTATCCGCGGAAAACGTATTTGTCTTCCCCTCTTTCTCCAACGCGACATCGGAAACGATCAGTGTCTACAGTGGGACGCCGCTCGCCTCCGTGGGCAGCTTTCAAGGCAGTCCGGATGTCTTCAAGGTATTGGCCAAGCCGACTAACCTGCCTTCCGAAGTCAAGTATTACATCATCGCCCGCGGCTCCAGCAATATTACTGTCCTTGACGCTCAGTTTCAGCCGATCGGAACGCCGCTCAATACCGGCCAGCAGGTGATCGACGCCGTGCTGACGCCCGATGGCAAGCGGCTTTACGTCGTATCCGGCAACAACTTGCGCGCCTACGACACCGCCACCGATCAGCCGATCGCGATTTCGCAGGCGATCAATCTCTTCTCCCCGGAGTCCATGGCCGTGAGTCCGGACTCCAAGCAGCTCTATATTCATTCGAGCCAGGGCCAATCCGTTCAGGTGGTCGACATCGACACCAACCTCCTGCTCGGTCCGGAAAACCGGATCAGCCTCACGCTCACCACCCAAACCTCGATTGCGATTGGGCCCGACGGTCTCCTCTACGTGAGCGCCGAGGACAAGATTCTCATCTACGACACCACCAAGACCCTCGCCCCGAGCGCTTTCATCCGCCAGATCGCCCTCCCCACCGGCTCCGGCGCGCTCAAGCCGCGCATCGGCAAACTCCAGTTCACTCCGGACGGGACTCGCGCGCTCGCCGTCAACAACTCGCCGCAGTCCGGCCATACGATGTTCTACATTCTGCTCGATCCGCTTGGCACCCGCGTCGCCGCGCTTTCCAACAGCGCCGCCGACTTCACCGGCGCCATCTTCGAGCACATCGCGGTCATCTCGAACGACCTCGCCTACGTGGCCACCGCGCCAACCTCTGCTCAACCCCGCCGCCTGTATCGCGCCAACCTCCCCACCGGTCTCGACGTGAATGGCCTGCTGCCTTTCCCTGAACTGGTCTCCGGCGAGTTCGGTTCGCTGGGAAGCGTCGCCGCCACCTCCGGCCTCACCACTTCCGGTGAGTACCCGAAGGCCCGCCGCCTCTATGTCAACGCCCCCCTCAGCCTGACCCCCAACGCGGCTCCCGGTACGCCCAACAAAGTGTACGAAGTGGACCTGGCCCCCTCCACGCCCAATGTCCGGTCCGAACTGACCATCAATTTCATCCCCTCGCTGGTCGGCTATGCCGGCCCCGCGAACACGCTCGCGAGCGGCGCCAGCGCCAACGGGATCCTTCGCTACGGCGCGCCCACATCCGAGTTGCCCACCAGCTCCCGATCCCAGCCCTTCGGCGTTCGCGTCGTGGATGCGGCTGGCCGTCCGATGTTCAACATGCCGGTGACGTTCACCGTCGCCTCTGGCCCGGCCACGATCAACGGCGCGAGCACGCTCTTCACGAATGCTTCGGGCTTCGTGATGACCTCGGTGAACACCGGCTCGACCGCCGGCGACGCTACCGTGAACGTCGCGGTTCAGAGCACGGGCCTCACTGCCGGCTTTACCTTCCGCGTTTCCACCAACCCCGGCGGCAACAACGGCGGCGGCGGCGACGGCGGCGGGAACGGTAGCGGCGGCTCCGGCCGGATCATCCTCCTCGAAGGCGAAGGCGTCATCGTGAAAGAGGGCGATTTCTCCGATCTTCGCTTCCGGGATGCCGCCACCGGCGACGGACGCACCAAGCTCCGCGTCATCGACTCGCAGGATCGTCCCGTCGCCAACACCGTCGTTACCTGGGCGGTGGTTTCCGGCGGTGGACGCTGGGTGGAAGGCGCGCCGGGCGAAACCACGGACCGCGTCACCACGGTCACCGACGCTCTCGGCGAAACCTCGAACGTATTCATCGCGCCCGGCAGCGGCACGGCAAGCACGCAGGCCTTCGTGCAATCGGTCGCCAGCGCCAGCACGGCTAACGCCAGCACCGAGATCCACTTTATTACGATCCCGGCGTTTTCCGACAACAACCCGACGCCGTTCCCGAGCTTTGAGTTCCTCATGCCGCGCAACGAACCGATCTCGGTGACCGGCCAAGCCGGAACCGTCGTGAAGGACGCGATTCAGGTCCGGTTCACCAGCGCCGGCGGGAATTTTGGCGCGGCCATCCCGAACGTTGGCGTCCATATCAATTCGCGATCCGCCGATCCGAACACCGGCCCGGCCGCCGTTTGCGATCCGCGCCCGGTTGCTTCGTCCAACGAACTCGGCGTCGCCACCTGCGACCTTCGCCTCCTCGGCAAGTCCGGCGAGACCACCGTTCGCCTGCGTCTCGGCGGCTATGCCGAGCGCTTGCTGCGGATTCTCGTGACCCCGGGCGACCCCAACGTCATCCGTATCGTCAACGGGGACAACCAGACCGCCCGGCCCGGTGAGCGCGCGCTGGCCAACCTTGTCATCGAAGTCGGCGACGGCGGAGGCAACAACCTCCCCGGCGCAAGTGTCCGTTGGGAAGTCATCCAGGGCACTGCAACGCTCGATAACAGCACCACCATCACCGATCAGAACGGCCGCACGTTCAACGGCATCCGCTTCGGCAACACCCCCGGCAACATCCAGGTCCGGGCGACGGCCCTCAGCGGCACCCGCCCCTCGGCCACCTTCAACTTCCGCGTCTCGGTGGTCGTCTCCGGCATCGCCGCCAACACCGGCAACAACCAGACCACGTTCATCAACACGAACTTCGCCCAGCCGGTCTCCGTCCGCGTCACCGACGCGCAAAGCAATCCGGTGAACGGCGCGGTTGTGAACTTCACGCTCGTATCCGGCAGCGCCACCCTTTCCGCGCCGTCGGCCACCACCGATCAGAACGGGATCGCGCAAGTGACCGTCCGCGCCGGCGAGCGGCCCGGACCGATCGTCGTGCAGGCATCGGCCGCGGGCATCACGCAACTGGTGACGTTCAACCTGACGTCGCAGTTGCCAGGCCCGCAGATCAACCGCCTGGACTTCTTCAACGCCGCCAGTAACGAACGTGGCGCCGTCGTTCCCGGGAGTGTTTACACCATCACCGGTGTCGGCATCGCTCCGGATCTGAAGGGATGCGTGCAGTCCAACCCGGTTCTCGGCGTGCTTCCCACACGGCTCGGCGGCGTTGAGGTACAGTTCGGCGCTTTCCTCGCCCCGCTGTTCTCGGTGTGCAACACCGATGGCCGCGAGAGCATCACGCTCCAAGTGCCGTTCGAACTCGCCGGCCAGACAACGGTGAACGTAACCGCGCGTGTGGGCGCCGGGTCGAGCGTCATCAACGGCGTCGAAATCACCACCCTGCAGCCGGGTGTGTTCGAAACAACCGACACTCAGGGCCGCCGCTTTGCTGTCGCCCTGCGGCCGGACGGTTCTTTCGTGACGCCGGACAACCCCGCCCGCTACGGCGAGATCGTCCGCGTCTTTATGACCGGCGGTGGACAGGTCACCCCGTCGGCTCGAACCGGTGTTACCGGCGT